From a region of the Tenggerimyces flavus genome:
- a CDS encoding LacI family DNA-binding transcriptional regulator, whose amino-acid sequence MSAPEVVTLGDVARRAGVSLATASRVLNGSTRRVNEELRTLVHDAASALGYTPNLHAQAVARGTSSTVGLIVHDIGDPYFSAIASGVMRVADDRGLIVTLGTTSRNPNREVQYVAMMRAQRARAVILAGSRVADREQTERLSAEVTAFRRGGGRVAAVSQQKLPTDTVLPENRAGARELATRLAELGHRRFGVLAGPRTILTARDRLSGFRAGLSDAGLPLDPEAVIEGPFTRDGGYQAARELLERKLGVTCVFAVNDVMAVGAMAACRELGVSVPGDLSMAGFDDIETLRDLVPPLTTVRLPLEEMGMRAAELALDLEPPDRDRLIRIRGEVVLRESTRKIRSRG is encoded by the coding sequence ATGAGCGCTCCCGAGGTAGTGACGCTGGGCGATGTCGCGCGCCGGGCGGGAGTCTCGCTGGCAACCGCGTCCCGGGTCCTGAACGGCAGTACGCGACGCGTGAACGAGGAGTTGCGGACGCTCGTTCACGACGCCGCCTCGGCACTCGGCTATACGCCGAACCTGCATGCGCAGGCCGTGGCCCGAGGCACCTCTTCCACGGTCGGGCTGATCGTGCACGACATCGGCGACCCGTACTTCTCCGCGATCGCCTCGGGCGTCATGCGCGTAGCGGACGATCGAGGGCTGATCGTCACGTTGGGGACGACCTCGCGCAATCCGAATCGCGAGGTGCAGTACGTCGCGATGATGCGCGCACAGCGGGCTCGCGCGGTGATCCTCGCCGGGTCGCGGGTCGCCGATCGAGAGCAGACCGAACGGCTGTCGGCCGAGGTCACCGCGTTCCGGCGCGGTGGCGGACGGGTCGCGGCGGTGTCGCAGCAGAAGCTGCCGACCGACACGGTGTTGCCGGAGAACCGGGCCGGGGCGCGGGAACTGGCGACCCGGTTGGCGGAGCTCGGGCATCGTCGCTTCGGGGTGCTGGCCGGACCGCGCACCATACTTACCGCGCGCGACCGGCTGTCGGGGTTCCGGGCGGGGCTCTCCGACGCGGGGCTGCCGCTGGATCCGGAAGCGGTGATCGAGGGTCCGTTCACGCGCGACGGCGGCTATCAGGCGGCGCGCGAGCTGCTGGAGCGCAAGCTGGGCGTGACGTGCGTGTTCGCGGTGAACGACGTGATGGCAGTCGGTGCGATGGCGGCTTGTCGCGAGTTGGGTGTGTCCGTTCCCGGGGATCTGTCGATGGCGGGGTTCGACGACATCGAGACGTTGCGCGACCTCGTTCCTCCGTTGACGACGGTGCGGTTGCCGTTGGAGGAGATGGGCATGCGGGCGGCGGAGCTGGCGCTGGACCTCGAGCCGCCGGACCGCGACCGGTTGATCCGGATCCGCGGTGAGGTCGTTTTGCGGGAGAGCACCCGAAAGATCCGTTCTCGCGGCTAG
- a CDS encoding malate dehydrogenase, which translates to MSDTVQVAVTGAAGNVAGALLFRLASGEVFGPSTRVVLRLLEVPAALPALSGVAMELLDSAFPLLADVVVTSSPSVAFDGASWALMLGSSPRRAGQSRADLLEANASVFVPQGRALAAHAASDVRVLVVGNPCNTNCLIARAQAPEIPSARWFAMTRLDENRAKAQLALRVGLPVREVTRLAIWGNHSSTQYPDAWNALISGRPAPVVVGDDEWLRSSFIPLVQERGAAIIAARGHSSVGSAASAVVDSVRALSYGTSAGDWTSLGVVSQGEYGVPEGLVFSYPVAVSASGTWSVVSDVPHSADALERLRVTTDELVAERDQVAKLLG; encoded by the coding sequence ATGTCTGACACCGTGCAGGTCGCCGTCACCGGAGCGGCCGGGAACGTGGCTGGTGCCCTCCTCTTCCGCCTCGCGTCCGGTGAGGTCTTCGGGCCTTCCACGCGGGTGGTGCTCCGGCTGCTCGAGGTGCCCGCCGCTCTGCCCGCGCTGTCGGGGGTGGCGATGGAGCTGCTCGACTCGGCGTTCCCGTTGCTGGCCGATGTGGTCGTGACGTCCTCGCCTTCGGTGGCGTTCGACGGCGCTTCGTGGGCTCTGATGCTGGGGTCGTCGCCGCGTCGTGCCGGGCAGTCGCGCGCTGATCTGCTGGAGGCGAACGCGTCGGTCTTCGTGCCGCAGGGCCGTGCGTTGGCGGCGCACGCCGCTTCTGACGTTCGCGTTCTGGTCGTCGGGAACCCATGCAACACGAACTGCCTGATCGCTCGGGCGCAGGCGCCGGAGATCCCGTCCGCTCGGTGGTTCGCGATGACGCGGCTGGACGAGAACCGGGCGAAGGCCCAGCTCGCGCTCCGAGTGGGGCTGCCGGTGCGGGAGGTGACGCGGCTGGCGATCTGGGGGAACCACTCGTCGACGCAGTACCCGGACGCGTGGAACGCCCTGATCAGCGGCCGCCCGGCGCCGGTCGTGGTGGGGGACGACGAGTGGCTGCGGTCCTCGTTCATCCCGCTGGTGCAGGAGCGCGGCGCGGCGATCATCGCGGCCCGCGGGCACTCGTCGGTGGGCTCGGCCGCCTCGGCCGTGGTGGACTCCGTGCGAGCGCTGTCGTACGGCACCTCGGCTGGCGACTGGACCTCGCTGGGCGTGGTGAGCCAGGGCGAGTACGGGGTGCCGGAGGGGCTGGTGTTCAGCTACCCGGTCGCTGTGTCGGCTTCCGGAACCTGGTCGGTCGTTTCGGACGTGCCGCACTCGGCCGACGCGCTGGAGCGCCTGCGCGTGACCACCGACGAACTGGTCGCCGAACGAGACCAGGTGGCGAAGCTCCTGGGGTGA
- a CDS encoding metal-dependent transcriptional regulator: protein MSVSDLIDTTEMYLKTVFELEEEGIVPLRARIAERLHQSGPTVSQTVARMERDGLLTVEGDRHLELSPEGRTLAMRVMRKHRLAERLLVDVIGLDWELVHAEACRWEHVISEDVERRLVQVLGHPTESPYGDPIPGLDELGEAQAESFMDGVERLDKVLIDVGRDEAKVVIRRISEPLQTEPELLEVFRLAGVLPGRTVTVSSSAGRVTLAGGEGSNAEISETDAAHVFVKLP from the coding sequence GTGAGCGTAAGCGATCTCATCGACACCACCGAGATGTACCTCAAGACCGTCTTCGAGCTTGAGGAAGAGGGCATCGTCCCTCTGCGCGCACGCATCGCCGAGCGCCTGCACCAGTCGGGACCGACGGTGTCGCAGACGGTTGCGCGCATGGAGCGCGACGGACTGCTGACCGTCGAGGGCGACCGGCACCTCGAGCTGTCGCCCGAGGGGCGGACGCTGGCGATGCGCGTGATGCGGAAGCACCGGTTGGCCGAGCGGTTGCTGGTCGACGTGATCGGGTTGGACTGGGAGTTGGTGCACGCCGAGGCCTGTCGGTGGGAGCACGTGATCTCCGAGGACGTCGAGCGTCGGCTGGTCCAGGTGCTGGGGCATCCGACCGAGTCGCCGTACGGGGATCCGATCCCCGGGCTGGACGAGCTCGGCGAGGCTCAGGCCGAGAGTTTCATGGACGGCGTCGAACGGCTGGACAAGGTGCTGATCGACGTGGGGCGCGACGAGGCGAAGGTCGTGATCCGGCGGATCTCCGAGCCGTTGCAGACCGAGCCTGAGCTGCTCGAGGTGTTCCGGCTGGCTGGGGTTCTGCCTGGTCGTACGGTCACCGTGTCGTCGTCCGCCGGGCGGGTGACGCTGGCCGGGGGCGAGGGCAGCAACGCGGAGATCTCCGAGACCGACGCGGCACACGTGTTCGTCAAGCTGCCCTAG
- a CDS encoding LacI family DNA-binding transcriptional regulator, with protein sequence MSNVLNKPSLVAEGTRTRVEDAIRSLGFVRNGSARQLRAGTSQAIGAIVLDISNPFFTDVARGVEDRLAEDDRILILASSDEQRSKEERYLRLLEEQGVQGVLVSPAEADLSWLDATRARGTAVVLIDRTSPSTDMCSVSVDDVKGGELAATHLVEMGHQRIAFVNGPSKIRQCSDRRKGVRKALRTAGLPATSSLVEIVVETQNADGGERALEELLELPDPVTAIACVNDLTALGVLRGLMRHGIRVPEDVAVVGYDDVEFAAVLATPLTSVRQPRYQIGRAAAELLLDETRRDGTHRHRQIQFQPELIVRSSSQPRVARPRRTRRAAVSS encoded by the coding sequence GTGTCGAACGTTCTCAACAAGCCCTCGCTCGTGGCGGAGGGCACCAGAACGCGCGTCGAGGACGCGATCCGCTCGCTCGGATTCGTCCGGAACGGGTCAGCGCGACAGCTGCGAGCGGGCACGAGTCAGGCGATCGGCGCGATTGTGCTCGACATCTCGAACCCGTTCTTCACCGACGTGGCTCGCGGCGTGGAGGACCGCCTCGCCGAGGACGATCGGATCCTGATCCTGGCGAGCTCGGATGAGCAACGCTCCAAGGAAGAACGTTATCTGCGGCTGCTGGAGGAGCAGGGCGTTCAAGGCGTGCTCGTGAGCCCTGCTGAGGCCGACCTGTCGTGGTTGGACGCGACGCGTGCGCGTGGGACCGCCGTGGTGTTGATCGATCGGACGAGTCCGAGTACGGACATGTGCTCGGTGTCGGTCGACGACGTCAAGGGCGGCGAGCTGGCGGCGACACACCTGGTGGAGATGGGTCATCAGCGGATCGCGTTCGTCAACGGACCCAGCAAGATCAGGCAGTGCTCGGATCGGCGCAAGGGCGTTCGGAAAGCGCTGCGTACCGCGGGATTGCCCGCCACATCGTCGTTGGTCGAGATCGTCGTCGAGACGCAGAACGCCGACGGTGGCGAACGTGCGTTGGAAGAACTGCTCGAACTGCCGGATCCGGTCACCGCGATCGCGTGCGTGAACGACCTCACCGCACTGGGTGTGCTGCGTGGCCTGATGCGGCACGGCATCCGGGTGCCGGAGGACGTGGCGGTGGTGGGGTACGACGACGTGGAGTTCGCCGCCGTGTTGGCGACGCCGCTGACGTCCGTACGGCAGCCGCGCTACCAGATCGGTCGCGCCGCCGCCGAGCTGTTGCTGGACGAGACGCGGCGGGACGGGACGCATCGGCACCGGCAGATCCAGTTCCAGCCGGAACTGATTGTGCGGTCGTCGAGCCAGCCTCGCGTCGCTCGACCCCGGCGTACCCGACGGGCCGCTGTCTCGTCCTAG
- a CDS encoding CAP domain-containing protein produces MCVRPLAVVAVAALVLLAGCGGADDSGALGPVMSVESPEASPSLSPTASAIPSVVPSATPVRTVTPTPTKTRSAPTTKPPEKPRKPSPTPTRKPPPPPEPPEPDPEPEPEPSSDIAVYGRSELIVELNERRAALDLKPVTFRASTADKAEACATKNLREGTFEHCGYEALFAGTGSKRWSVKTMLDTWFDSPPHRRMLVDPKVKFAGGAAVVKGNRTVAAIALDFE; encoded by the coding sequence ATGTGCGTACGCCCGCTTGCTGTTGTGGCGGTTGCCGCGCTCGTTCTCCTGGCTGGTTGCGGGGGCGCCGACGACTCGGGTGCGCTCGGCCCGGTGATGTCGGTCGAGAGTCCGGAGGCGAGTCCTTCCCTGTCGCCGACGGCGTCAGCGATACCGTCGGTCGTTCCGTCGGCGACGCCCGTTCGTACGGTGACCCCCACTCCCACGAAGACCAGGAGTGCTCCGACCACCAAGCCGCCGGAGAAGCCCCGCAAGCCTTCGCCGACGCCGACGCGGAAGCCGCCACCTCCACCGGAGCCGCCGGAGCCCGATCCCGAACCGGAGCCCGAGCCTAGTTCCGACATTGCCGTCTACGGGCGGTCGGAGCTGATCGTCGAGTTGAACGAGCGCCGTGCCGCCCTGGACCTCAAGCCGGTGACGTTCCGGGCCTCCACGGCGGACAAGGCCGAAGCCTGCGCGACGAAGAACCTCCGGGAGGGCACGTTCGAGCACTGCGGCTACGAGGCGCTGTTCGCCGGCACGGGCAGCAAGCGGTGGAGTGTGAAGACGATGCTCGACACCTGGTTCGACAGCCCGCCCCACCGCCGGATGCTGGTCGACCCGAAGGTGAAGTTCGCGGGCGGCGCGGCGGTCGTCAAGGGCAATCGGACGGTCGCGGCGATCGCCCTGGATTTCGAGTGA
- a CDS encoding helix-turn-helix domain-containing protein has translation MSSVPVITRTAQEHVRLSQTLRGLRTRSGLGGTEAGRRAGMSQSKLSKIETCQLLPTVDDVRKLCEVYAAPEPERVALVAAATEVREDSQRARVVLPRAAGKLRQRLGRWESAATLLRDFQPGMVVDVLQTAAYAQALTTGGLDPADVSSSEAAGSSSLSPAKSFVLIMTEGALRWQVSSPTVMFEQLDWIIETSRRPNVRVGVIPWTRAAEVFCSHAFRLYDTSAVVVETKPTPVPFTEQVDVSAYEELFAELETLASFGNEGRRELARISNEYRLLP, from the coding sequence GTGTCAAGCGTTCCGGTGATCACGCGCACCGCCCAGGAGCACGTTCGCCTCAGCCAGACGCTGCGCGGACTACGCACCCGGTCGGGCCTCGGTGGGACGGAGGCCGGCCGCCGGGCCGGCATGTCCCAGTCGAAGTTGTCCAAGATCGAGACCTGCCAACTCCTCCCGACCGTCGACGACGTCCGCAAGCTGTGCGAGGTCTACGCGGCGCCGGAGCCGGAGCGCGTCGCGCTGGTCGCGGCCGCCACGGAGGTACGGGAGGACAGCCAGCGGGCGCGGGTCGTTCTGCCGCGCGCCGCGGGCAAGCTGCGCCAGCGGCTCGGGAGATGGGAGTCGGCCGCGACCTTGCTGCGGGACTTCCAGCCGGGCATGGTGGTGGATGTACTGCAGACGGCCGCGTACGCGCAGGCCCTCACCACAGGCGGGCTCGACCCGGCCGACGTCTCTTCGTCGGAGGCGGCCGGGTCGAGCTCATTGTCGCCCGCCAAGAGCTTCGTGCTGATCATGACCGAGGGCGCGCTGCGCTGGCAGGTGAGCAGCCCGACGGTGATGTTCGAGCAGCTGGACTGGATCATCGAGACCTCGCGCCGCCCCAACGTCCGCGTCGGCGTGATCCCGTGGACGCGCGCGGCAGAGGTGTTCTGCTCGCACGCGTTCCGCCTGTACGACACGTCCGCGGTCGTCGTCGAGACCAAGCCGACGCCGGTCCCGTTCACCGAGCAGGTGGACGTGTCGGCGTACGAGGAACTGTTCGCCGAGCTCGAGACCCTGGCGAGCTTCGGGAACGAGGGCCGCCGCGAACTGGCCCGGATCAGCAACGAGTACCGCCTGCTGCCCTAG
- a CDS encoding DUF899 domain-containing protein — protein sequence MNRPPVVSQEEWQTARDSLLVKEKELTHALDALAAERRRLPMVRVRSDYRFTAPDGTDVGWDGLFAGRRQLVVYHFMQHPGQDWLCGGCTSFTDNLSTYTQPHLEARDTRLILLSPAPRNELEAVRQRMGWTVPWYSAYGNDLYADLGLGEGFGLSVLLRDDSSGTEEIFRTYYTTGRGVDRLRLDFNLLDLTPYGRQEEWEDSPAGWPQDPTMSKVVSREELANA from the coding sequence ATGAACCGCCCGCCTGTGGTGTCGCAAGAGGAATGGCAGACGGCCCGTGACTCCCTGCTGGTGAAGGAGAAGGAGCTCACTCACGCCCTGGATGCGCTGGCGGCAGAGCGGCGCCGGCTGCCGATGGTGCGGGTGCGAAGCGACTACCGGTTCACCGCGCCCGACGGGACGGACGTCGGCTGGGACGGGCTGTTCGCGGGCCGGCGGCAGCTGGTCGTCTACCACTTCATGCAGCACCCCGGCCAGGACTGGCTGTGCGGCGGCTGCACCTCGTTCACCGACAACCTCAGCACCTACACCCAGCCGCACCTCGAGGCCCGCGACACGCGCCTGATCCTACTGTCGCCCGCCCCGCGGAACGAGCTCGAGGCGGTCCGGCAGCGGATGGGCTGGACGGTGCCGTGGTACTCCGCGTACGGCAACGACCTCTACGCCGACCTCGGCCTGGGCGAGGGCTTCGGCCTGAGCGTCCTGCTGCGCGACGACTCGAGCGGGACCGAGGAGATCTTCCGGACCTACTACACGACCGGCCGCGGCGTCGACCGCCTCCGCCTCGACTTCAACCTCCTGGACCTGACCCCGTACGGCCGCCAGGAGGAGTGGGAGGACTCCCCCGCCGGCTGGCCGCAGGACCCGACCATGAGCAAGGTGGTCTCGCGGGAGGAGCTCGCGAACGCTTGA
- a CDS encoding flavin-containing monooxygenase → MDVLVVGAGQAGLAVGYHLRRLGLDAQLVDAGSEVGHVWRSRWNSLRLFTPAQYSGLPGLPFPAPDDTHVGRAEVADYLGQYAKHAELPIRFDARVTSLNRLDGGFSAELSDGERLPATQVVVATGAYAIPYVPADLAVGVPSVHTSAYREPSQLPGDRVLIVGGGNSGMQIADELALAGRRVTLAEGHQNRAIPQRLLGRDIFWWLTRVGVMRAPVEGRLGQRMKAGDGTVIGTRRKDLVSRGVVFRPRLVSAEGAAVQFEDGASAEVDAVVWATGFRHDDSFVAVPEALDARGVLRQRHGVVDGVPGLYTIGRPWQRNIGSSLLGFVQYDAAVLAETVLADRQR, encoded by the coding sequence GTGGACGTTCTCGTTGTTGGTGCTGGTCAGGCCGGGTTGGCCGTCGGATATCACCTGCGTCGGCTTGGGCTCGACGCGCAGCTGGTCGACGCCGGCTCCGAGGTCGGGCACGTGTGGCGGTCGCGGTGGAACTCGCTGCGGCTGTTCACGCCCGCCCAGTACTCCGGCCTGCCCGGGCTCCCGTTCCCCGCGCCGGACGACACGCATGTCGGGCGGGCCGAGGTGGCGGACTATCTCGGGCAGTACGCCAAGCACGCCGAGCTGCCGATCCGCTTCGACGCCCGAGTGACGTCGCTGAACCGACTGGACGGCGGCTTCTCGGCGGAACTTTCGGACGGCGAACGGCTGCCGGCGACGCAGGTGGTGGTCGCGACCGGTGCGTACGCGATCCCGTACGTCCCCGCTGATCTGGCCGTTGGCGTCCCGTCCGTCCACACCTCCGCCTATCGCGAGCCGTCGCAGCTGCCCGGCGACCGGGTGCTGATCGTCGGCGGCGGGAACTCCGGCATGCAGATCGCCGACGAGCTGGCGCTCGCCGGCCGGCGGGTCACGCTCGCGGAAGGGCATCAGAACCGCGCGATCCCGCAACGGCTGCTCGGCCGCGACATCTTCTGGTGGCTGACCCGGGTCGGCGTGATGCGCGCGCCGGTCGAGGGGCGGCTGGGGCAGCGGATGAAGGCGGGCGATGGAACGGTGATCGGCACCCGCCGGAAGGACCTCGTCAGCCGCGGCGTCGTCTTCCGCCCGCGCCTGGTGTCGGCGGAGGGGGCGGCGGTCCAGTTCGAGGACGGCGCGTCGGCCGAGGTCGACGCGGTGGTGTGGGCGACCGGGTTCCGGCACGACGACTCGTTCGTCGCCGTACCCGAGGCCCTGGACGCCCGCGGCGTGCTCCGCCAGCGACACGGCGTGGTCGACGGCGTACCCGGCCTCTACACGATCGGCCGGCCGTGGCAGCGGAACATCGGGTCGAGCCTGCTGGGCTTCGTCCAGTACGACGCCGCCGTACTCGCCGAGACCGTGCTGGCCGACCGCCAGCGCTGA
- a CDS encoding class I SAM-dependent methyltransferase produces MTWAEYLESFHARTAGQTEDVLSRCHAGDLTPYSWLIRPVIGRARRVLDLACGSAAAAGLLASESAKTGTFVIGVDNSAAELAVGSERHPVPLLQADVQRLPFADQAFDAVVCSMGLMVVQPLPEILAEVARVTRENGLLVATVASPLPLRRADLMLLGRLTAKLRTTPRFPAGGELGGIGTALTEAGFDVLEDGRERFAFTVRTAEDADLLLGSLYLPDTTEDRRDAAARWLAEQGQSRNGVDVAIPIRRITAMRRA; encoded by the coding sequence ATGACCTGGGCCGAGTATCTCGAGAGCTTCCACGCCCGCACCGCCGGCCAGACCGAGGACGTGCTCAGCCGTTGCCATGCCGGCGACCTCACGCCGTACAGCTGGTTGATCCGCCCGGTCATCGGCCGAGCCCGCCGCGTCCTCGACCTCGCCTGCGGCAGCGCCGCGGCCGCCGGGCTACTGGCCAGCGAGTCCGCGAAGACCGGAACTTTCGTCATCGGCGTCGATAATTCCGCGGCCGAACTCGCGGTGGGCAGCGAACGCCACCCGGTCCCGCTCCTCCAGGCCGACGTCCAGCGCCTCCCGTTCGCCGACCAGGCGTTCGACGCCGTCGTCTGCTCGATGGGCCTGATGGTCGTGCAGCCGCTGCCAGAGATCCTCGCCGAGGTCGCCCGCGTCACTCGCGAGAACGGTCTCCTCGTCGCGACCGTCGCCAGCCCGCTCCCGCTCCGGCGGGCCGACCTCATGCTGCTGGGGAGGCTCACCGCGAAGCTGCGCACGACCCCGCGGTTCCCCGCCGGCGGCGAGCTGGGCGGGATCGGCACCGCGCTCACCGAGGCTGGCTTCGACGTGCTCGAGGACGGCCGCGAACGGTTCGCGTTCACTGTCAGGACGGCCGAGGACGCCGACCTCCTGCTGGGCAGCCTCTACCTCCCCGACACCACCGAGGATCGCCGCGACGCCGCGGCCCGATGGCTGGCCGAGCAGGGCCAGAGCAGGAACGGCGTCGACGTGGCGATCCCGATCCGCCGCATCACCGCGATGCGCCGCGCCTAA
- a CDS encoding hydroxyacid dehydrogenase gives MVDAPRPSVLLSMERRHLPRLFDDAARARLRQVAKVDLADEAIVADFQAPGVAERLKDTEILLTGWGSQPVDEAVLAHAPNLEAIVHSAGSVKAIVTDACWQRGLAVSNAVAANAVPVAEYTVAMIVLANKHVLPIRDAYRTQNAKQDWAITYPTIGNYGQVIGIVGASHVGREVLRLLASYDFELLLSDPTLTAAEAERLGAELVDLDELVTRSDVVSIHAPDLPATYHLFDQRRLARLKDQATLINTARGRLIDTAALTEEAATGRLDVILDVTDPEPLPPDSKLFQLPNVFLTPHLAGSTGVEVRRMGELAVAEIERYARGEPFAHPVDGSRIGQLA, from the coding sequence ATGGTTGATGCTCCGCGCCCGTCCGTGCTGCTCTCGATGGAACGCCGCCACCTGCCGCGGCTGTTCGACGACGCCGCGAGGGCGCGGCTCCGGCAGGTCGCGAAGGTCGACCTCGCCGACGAGGCGATCGTCGCCGACTTCCAAGCGCCGGGCGTCGCCGAACGGCTGAAGGACACCGAGATCCTCCTCACCGGTTGGGGAAGCCAGCCCGTCGACGAGGCCGTCCTCGCGCATGCTCCGAACCTCGAGGCGATCGTGCACTCCGCGGGTTCGGTCAAGGCCATCGTCACCGACGCGTGCTGGCAACGTGGCCTCGCGGTCTCGAACGCCGTCGCCGCCAACGCCGTACCGGTCGCGGAGTACACGGTCGCGATGATTGTCCTTGCGAACAAGCACGTTCTCCCGATCCGCGACGCCTACCGGACCCAGAACGCCAAGCAGGACTGGGCGATTACCTACCCGACCATCGGCAACTACGGTCAGGTCATCGGCATCGTCGGCGCGAGCCACGTCGGCCGCGAGGTGCTCCGGCTGCTCGCGAGCTACGACTTCGAGCTGCTGCTCTCCGACCCGACGCTCACCGCGGCCGAGGCGGAACGGCTGGGCGCCGAGCTCGTCGACCTCGACGAGCTGGTCACCCGTTCCGACGTCGTCAGCATCCACGCACCCGACCTCCCCGCGACATACCACCTGTTCGACCAGCGACGCCTCGCCAGGCTCAAGGACCAAGCCACGCTGATCAACACCGCGCGCGGCAGGCTGATCGACACCGCCGCGCTCACCGAGGAAGCGGCCACCGGGCGGCTGGACGTGATCCTCGACGTCACCGACCCCGAGCCGCTGCCGCCGGACTCGAAGCTGTTCCAGCTCCCGAACGTGTTCCTCACCCCCCACCTTGCCGGCTCCACCGGCGTGGAGGTACGCCGGATGGGCGAGCTCGCCGTCGCCGAGATCGAGCGATACGCCCGCGGCGAGCCGTTCGCCCACCCCGTCGACGGAAGCCGAATCGGCCAGCTCGCCTAG
- a CDS encoding polysaccharide lyase 6 family protein, protein MIRAVLVALALVLFIPTPAQAGGPVRVDSLAELQQAIDAAQPGTRIELADGTYVAESPIAISGKSGLTITAAKVGKAEITGPRGFTFSGSHHIVLRGFKLTTTQTLRVPSTSTHIRITRNHFELTTAADGDHWLGVDGDDAEIDHNTFANKTNLGVYLPISGPDGKIAQRTWIHHNYFFNHQFTGDNGGEPIRLGLSSKQLLTANAVVEYNLFDKVDGDPEAISVKSSDNVIRYNTIIRSEGSIVLRHGNRNRVEGNLMFGGRSGIRFYGNDHVIVNNQVSGSAGSGIVIGSGSVIDDTTSTGNDRPDRVLIAFNTLVGNAVSITGEGNRPFEPHDCVVANNAVVGSGAQLVTMPRGEVGFRWEGNLLSGAPGGDLPASGFRALDPKLSADSSGIYRPSGRSPAVDAAVGSYPTVTLDVDRLARTGAKDVSADERRPGGPRRHPLTTADVGPLAP, encoded by the coding sequence ATGATCCGTGCAGTGCTCGTAGCTCTCGCGCTCGTTCTGTTCATCCCCACTCCCGCCCAGGCCGGCGGCCCGGTGCGGGTCGACTCGCTCGCCGAGCTCCAGCAGGCGATCGACGCCGCCCAGCCGGGCACCCGGATCGAGCTGGCCGACGGTACGTACGTTGCCGAAAGTCCGATCGCGATTTCCGGAAAGTCCGGCCTCACGATCACCGCCGCGAAGGTCGGGAAGGCGGAGATCACCGGGCCGCGCGGGTTCACGTTCAGCGGCTCGCACCACATCGTCCTGCGCGGCTTCAAGCTCACGACCACGCAGACGTTGCGCGTCCCGAGCACCTCCACGCACATCCGGATCACCCGCAACCACTTCGAGCTGACGACCGCGGCCGACGGCGACCACTGGCTCGGCGTGGACGGCGACGACGCGGAGATCGACCACAACACGTTCGCGAACAAGACCAACCTCGGCGTCTACCTGCCGATCTCGGGGCCGGACGGCAAGATCGCGCAGCGTACGTGGATCCACCACAACTACTTCTTCAACCACCAGTTCACCGGCGACAACGGCGGCGAGCCGATCCGGCTCGGGCTCAGCTCCAAGCAGCTGCTGACGGCGAACGCGGTCGTCGAGTACAACCTGTTCGACAAGGTCGACGGCGATCCCGAGGCGATCTCGGTGAAGTCGTCGGACAACGTGATCCGCTACAACACGATCATCCGGAGCGAGGGCTCGATCGTGCTGCGGCACGGCAACCGGAACCGCGTCGAGGGCAACCTGATGTTCGGCGGCCGGTCTGGCATCCGCTTCTACGGCAACGACCACGTGATCGTGAACAACCAGGTCTCGGGCAGCGCCGGCAGCGGGATCGTGATCGGCAGCGGCAGCGTGATCGACGACACGACGAGTACGGGCAACGACCGCCCGGACCGGGTGCTGATCGCGTTCAACACGCTGGTCGGCAACGCCGTTTCCATCACCGGCGAGGGCAACCGGCCGTTCGAGCCGCACGACTGCGTGGTCGCGAACAACGCGGTGGTGGGGTCCGGGGCTCAGCTCGTGACGATGCCTCGGGGTGAGGTCGGCTTCCGTTGGGAGGGCAACCTGCTGTCCGGCGCACCGGGCGGAGACCTGCCCGCGTCGGGCTTCCGGGCGTTGGATCCGAAACTTTCGGCTGATTCGTCCGGTATTTACCGGCCGAGCGGTCGCAGCCCGGCCGTGGACGCGGCGGTGGGCTCGTACCCGACGGTGACGCTGGACGTGGACCGGCTGGCGCGTACCGGCGCCAAGGACGTCAGCGCGGACGAGCGCCGGCCGGGTGGACCGCGGCGACACCCCCTGACGACGGCCGACGTCGGACCGCTCGCCCCTTAA